The nucleotide window GCGTATCTTGCTGTTAAGTCAGGGATTGCTAAATCAGTTCTTGTGGTAGGGACAGAAAAGCTTTCGGACTTTCCTACTTCTCATCTTAACGATATTATTTCCCAGAACTTGGATGAGGAGTTCTCGTATAGATCTGGTGTAGTACCTCAAGCCTATGCAGCCATTCAAATGAAAATGTACATGAAAGAATACGGAGTTCCCAGGGAGTATTTTGCTGAATGGCCTTATCACATGCATAAATATGCCTCTGAGAACCCCTTTGCCTACTTGAAGTTCCCGGTCGAGAAGGAAGCTATCCTTTCATCCCAAATAGTTTCTGAGCCCCTGAGACTCTTTGACACAGCTGCAAGATCTGATGGGGCATCGGCAGTCCTCATAACCAACCATGAGATTGGGAAGAAGATTTCGGAGACCCCTGTAAAGATCGAGGGAGTGGAAATGTTTACCTCTCACTTCGACTATAGGCAACTGAAAGCCGTACAGGGTGCCTTAAAACCATGGAGAGAATTTCGGCCAGACTTTTACGAGATTCATGACTCATATAGTGTGACAGCTGCCATGATATTGGAGGAGTTAGGATTAGAGAGAGGGAAGTCACTTTACATGCTAGATCAGATCCAAGTGAACTATTCCGGCGGTCTTAAAGCTAGAGGGTATCCTGGTGGTGCAACCGGAGTTTATCAAGTGGCCGAGGGATTTATGCAACTTGCAGGTATATTCAAGGGGAAGAGGGTCAGGGACGCTAACAGGGGCTTAGTAATCTCAGCAGACGAGCTCGGCTCAGTGGCTATCACAATAGGTTTATCTAGGTGAAAGTTATGAGAATCCTTCCTCCTAAGATTTGGAGAAACAAAGATACTCACTACGCTCTCTCAGCTTCCGTGTGTGAGAAATGCGGGAATGTAATATTCCCTGCAAGGGCTTCATGTAATAAATGCGGTTCCTTCAAGGTTAAATTAGTGAAATTAAGTGGTAAAGGCACTCTTCTCTCATTCACCAAGTCTCACCAAATTAGAACAGGTTACGAGAAGGAATCCCCCGTTTACTTTGGACTAATAAGATTAGATGAAGGTATAGAGATTCTAGCCCCCCTAGTTGACGTGGATGACGATCCTAAGGACGGGTCAAGGGTAGAGGCCACGATCAGAAGACTCAGGGTTGACTCTAGTAACGGGCTAATAGAGTATGGGACTAAGTTTAGGCTGATTGAAAATGAGTAATCGAATAGAGGACGTTGTCGACAAGATAGTTAAGGGTGAAGTTGAACTTCACAAAATAGATGAAATTTTAGATGCTAACGCCGCTATGGTCGCAAGAAGACTAGCGATCGAAAGGCTTACTGGAAATGGGCTTCCAAGTATAGGATCTACAATTATTGACTATTATGATATAAAAAATAAGAATGCAGAGAACGTGATAGGTGCAACTCAAATACCCCTAGGAGTAGCAGGACCCATTCTAATTGACGGGGATTACGCTAAGGGTAACTTTTTCGTACCTCTTGCTACTACCGAGGGAGCGCTCATAGCCAGCGTTAATAGGGGTATGAAAGTTTTACGAAAAGCAGGTCCTGTGAGAACCAAGATAGTAAGAGATGGTATGACTAGGGCCCCAGTATTCGTGTTAGATAGTGTAGTGGGCGCAATGAAGTTCATAGAATGGGTTAATCAGAACTTTGAGGCAATACGTAATGTTACAGAATCTACCTCGAAGCATGGGAAGCTAAAGAAAATAGAGCCTCTTCTCTTAGGCAATAACGTTTGGCTTAGGTTTGAATTTGAAACAGGAGATGCCATGGGAATGAATATGGTTACTATAGCTACGGAAGCCGCTTGCTCCTATATCGAACAAAATTTTGAGGGTGCTAGATGCGTTGCCGTCAGCGGAAATGCTTGTAGTGATAAAAAGCAATCTATGGTAAACGAGTTGTGGGGTAGGGGAAAAACCGTAGTAGCTGAAACAATAATATCATCAGAAATATTAAAAAAAGAACTGAGGACGACTGCGGAGAAAATACTGGATGTTAACTTAAGAAAAAACTGGTTAGGCGGAGCCAGAGCAGGGACTATTTTCCAATACAACGCTCACTTTGCCAACATTATAGCGGCTATATTTATCGCCACTGGACAAGACGTGGCCCAAGTTGTGGAGAGTAGTACAGGGTTCACGTGGGTTGAAAACAGAGGAGATAATTTATACATCTCCGTCACGTTACCCTCGCTTGAAGTGGGGACTGTAGGTGGGGGGACTAGACTACCAACTCAAAGGGAAGCTCTATCAATAATGGGAGTACAGGGAAGTGGAAATCCTCCAGGAAGCAACGCGAAAAAGTTTGCCGAAATAATTGCCGCCGCGGTGTTAGCTGGAGAACTCAACTTACTATCTGCCCTTTCCACGAGAGAGTTGGGAAAAGCACATAAGATGCTAGGAAGAGGAATTAAAACTTAAAGGTTCTTAACCAATAACTGTCCTCAGATCAAACAAATTTAGAAGTTTTTATCTATAACAAATTATTGAACTAGCTGACTTCCTCCCCACCATAAAAGGTGAGGGTTACCTCTTCGATTCTTGTTTACATCCCTCATTTTAGGGGCAGTCGAGAGGAAAGGAACCATACAAGTTCATGACTGCGACTACGTCGCGGCCGTTTTCATAACCGCATGACAGCTGTAGTACCTATTAGCGACCTCTTTCATCTCTTTCCCACACTTAGGACATGAAGTAGAGGAGTAGTGAGGGTCTACGTACACAACTCTTAGTCCGTGTTTTTACCTGCCTCTCTATCCAGCACTGTAAACGACGATACTGCATGAGATACAGTCTATCCTAAACTCTTTTGGCAGCTTTTTTACATTCTGATCATATTGTTTAAATCTTCTAAAAAGATTGCTGAAACGTTAAATGAAATAGGCTTTCCTCAAAGTTGTAACGCTTTATTTCTTTATAGTTGAAAACACAAAAGCCCTCATAAAGACTTAATTTATGGTCTGGGCAATATGGGAATATGGATGTTCAAAAAGATTTAGAAAAAGTGATTGAACTAACAAGGGAGCAGAACAAATGGAGAAGAGTGGAGGCCATAAATCTCATTGCGTCTGAAAATGTAATGAGTCCATTAGCTGAGTCGCTCTACATGAGCGATTTTATGTCGAGGTATGCTGAAGGTAAACCCTACAAAAGGTTTTACCAGGGTACCAAATACGTTGATGAAATTGAAGTTTTAGCCATGAATTTAATGAACGAAATCACCGGAAGTAAGTTCTCTGATCTCAGACCAACGAGCGGCACTTTAGCTAATGCAGCAGTTTTTAGAATCCTTGCAGAGCCTGGAGATAAGGCCTTAATAGCTCCAGTTCAAGCCGGTGCCCACGTCAGTCACACTAAATTTGGTACTTTAGGCGCTCTTGGGATAGAGCACATAGAGATGCCTTATGACAAGGAAAACATGAATGTTGACGTGGATAAGGCAGTAAAAATGATAGAGGAAGTAAAGCCTAAATTTGTTGTACTTGGAGGAAGCCTTTACCTATTTCCCCATCCTACTAAGGAGTTGGCTCCCCATGTTCATTCCGTAGGAGCTAAATTGGTATATGACGCTGCCCACGTCTACGGGCTTATGGTAGGGAAGGTATGGAGCAATCCCCTAGATGAGGGTGCAGACTTCTTGAACGTATCTACACACAAAACTTTTCCTGGCCCGCAGGGTGGAGCTATATTTTCTAACGACGAGAATGAGTTCAAGAAGGTCTCAAGGACCATCTTCCCGTGGTTCGTGAGCAACCATCACTTACACAGATTACCTTCCACTGCCATTACTGCATTGGAAATGAAAGTCCACGGGCAAGAATATGCTGCTCAGATAGTTAGGAACTCAAAGGCCTTAGCCGAAAGCTTAGCGTCCCTTGGGTTTAATGTGATAGGGGAACACTTAGGCTATACCAAGAGTCATCAAGTAGCCGTGGATGTGAGGAAACTTGGTGGGGGAACGTTTGTTGCCAAGACATTGGAAAGCGCTAACATAATCGTGAACAAGAACCTTCTTCCTTACGACCCACCTGAAGCAGTAAATGACCCAAGCGGGATAAGGATTGGAGTGCAGGAGATGACCAGATACGGAATGAAGGAAGGTGAGATGGAGGAAATAGCAACGTTGATGAAACAAATATTAATGGAAAAGAAAGATATTCAGGAAATAAAGAGAAAGGTCATTGAATTAAGATCCAGATTCTTGGAAGTAAAATTCGCGCTCAACTACGACCTATCCAAATATAACTCCAAGGTCATTCCGATGATAATGTGATAAAACTCTTTTCTTTTTATAAAATTTGACCTCAAGATCCCATAGATTCTGCTTCATCTGACAACAATAACAGTCACCGGTGCGTTGACTACCACTGAAAGTGCATTGGAACCTGTATTAATGTCACTATTTGTCGTGTTTCCTCTAGCTCCCATTATTACAGCGTCAAAGACACCCTCGGATAGAACCTTTAGAATTTCATTGGATATACTACTATCCCTAGATATCTCAGCCGATCTAAACTCATAGTCGATTCTATCCTCAATTTTCTCCTTCACTAACTTTTGCAAAGTCTCCTTATCGTTACATCTATCGCAAGCGTAAAATATTGTAACTCTAGAACCATACCTTAAACTAAAGTCAATTGCCAACTCCAACGCCCTCATACTGTTCTCTGAGCCGTCTATAGGGACTAAGATCTTTCTGAACCACATGCTCACCGTATAGGTTGGAGAACCCATCTTAGTCACCTACACCAGATATCCTTTCCTTATTCCCATTGCTGTGTTAGTAACTTCCATTGACTTCAAGCCTTCCTTAAACCCGGATACCGCTCTTATGGCGTCTATGTTTTCAGGAACTACTATGGACTCTTGATGAACCGCATACATTAAGAACGCTTCATTTCCCTTCACTGATACGGAGTCCTCAAAAACGACTAACTCGTACAGATCGTTCCTGTTTCTACCCATATCTCTAGCTACCTCTATAATCTCCGCTGTTGATCCGACCTTGGATTTCCCGCTCACCAACAATATTCTTGGTGTATTCATCAGCGCATTGAGTATGTCCTCCCTCGAGACTTGAGATGACAATGTGATGTCCAGCAAATGAACGTGCATCAGTGTCGTGGGCGCTACTACTGCCATTGTAACTATGTCCAAATCCTTAATTACTGTGTTGACGTCTTTGGCGTGATGACTGGGGATTGAAGCTGGATCTGGAACTAGAGAGTTAATTGGTCCTTTCTTTGTTTCCTTGGGATCTGCTGCCCTCCTTACGATAGTAGCTCTAACCTTTTGTAGCCTACTCACTTTATTAATTGTGCATAGAGTTCTGAGCAAACCCGTAGTGTTGCACGAAACCACTCTGACAAATTGTTTACCTAAGGCCTCATCGTAATTACATAAGGCTGAGAACGAGACTTCTGCTACGTTAGATTTTTCTCCGCCTTGAAATAAGGCCTTCTTACCCATCGAGGAGTAAACCTGCTTGTACTGAGCACCTACACCGTTGGGGGTCGCATCCACTATCACATCCGCTTCCTTAAACATTTCATCTAATGTTCCTTTGATCTTAATTCCTGCCTCCTCAAATTCCTTAAGCGAGTCATTGGTAACGTAAATGTTTAACCCTGCTTTCTGAGCCTGATACGCTTCAAAATTTGGGGATGTTTTCGAAACTCCAATCAGACTCATGTCTGGCTGAAGCGTTACGGCACTGGCAACTCTCTTCCCTATTGTCCCGTATCCATTTACCGCAACTTTAATCATTTCTTTAACACCTCTCTAGCGGAAATGTCTAAAGCTTCTAATGCTGGCAGCTTCTCCCCAGCAAGAAATAGGAGAAGGGCTCCTCCTCCTGTAGATACGTGCATTTTTGAACTACTAACGTTCACATCTCCGCCTAAAAGACTAATCATATGTCCGCCTCCTATTATCAAATAACCTGGACTCTCCATGGAGTTCCTAAGGAGGATCTTACTTGACTCTCTAAACCTCTCATCTTCAATTATCCCCATGGGCCCTCTCATGACTATAGTTTTAGCATCTCTGATAAAGGAGGAGTAAATCCCAACAGTGGCTGAACCTATATCCTTTATTACACCGTTAACCTTGTTTGCAGGTTCCTCATACACCTTCCCTTCTCTCTCCACCTTGAAATCCACAGGTATTTCCACCGGTGCCCCTGAGAGCAGTAACTTTCTTGCCCTGGTAACGAGGCCAAGGACACCAACCTTTTCTAGTACCTGAAGGTTTTCCTTCCCTAAATCTAACCCTTTAGCAACAGCAAATAGCTCAGCTATGAGCCCTCCCGTGAGTATTCTGTCGGCAAGCCTCCTCTTAACTAGGTTCTCTATTATCCTTAGGCTGTCCAGTACCTTTCCTCCCCCCATTATGAAAATCTTTGGAGAGTCTTCTTCGTTGAAAACCTTCGCTAGCGCAGAAACCTCCCTCTCCATGACTCTTCCAGCGCTAGATCTAAGGACCAGAGGGAAACCTACCAAGCTGGCTTGGCTCCTATGGGAAGTTGCGAAAGCGTCGTTGACGTAGCCCTGAAATAGTGGGGAAAGCCTTTTAACAAGAAAACTCCTTGAATGTTGAAGGGGGGACGCCTCTATTAGCTCCTCTGACACAAACCTTATGTTATCCAAAAGAATAACAGACCCACTTTTCATGTTCTTTATTCTCTCTCTAGCATATGGACCCATCACGTCGTCCACAAATTCGACTTCCAAATCCAAATACTTTTGAAGCAGTCTAGAATGCTCGCTAAGATCAGTGAAATCATTATCTCCAGGTCTTCCCTGATGCGATATTAACACGACGCTATTCCCTTTATTTACCAGCTCTCTTATTGTATCCACGTGAGCTCTAATTCTAGAATCATCTAACAATTTCCCGTTCTTGACGTCCACAGGGGAGTTTATATCAACTCTTACCATTACTTTACTATTTGTGAAATTAAGATCATCAAGAGTAGGAATATTCAACTCATTTACCTTTATCAGACTAAATCCCCTTAGACATTTTGAATGGTGGAATTAAAATTTTAGCAGGATGGGTATACGGTCAGAAAATTGTCCCAGAGTAGAGGAATTAGATACTCCTTCTTAAGGTTGAGTAGAACGACCTCCAATTCTAGCGAGTTGGAGCTTGTAGTTTTGGTCTTGACCCTAAGCCCTAACATGTCATCCAAAAAATAAGAGAAGGATTGCTTGACTCTAAAGTGATCCAAAGTAAACTTTCTGCAGTTAAACACTAACCTCATCATCCTTGAGTCAACCAAATCCGATTCCACTGAACAAGGGTCATTCTCTGCTCCTATCAATGTGTTGAAGAGTCGATCCGGTGAGTATGGTATCTGGGAGCTCGAAACGCCTAGCGGAGGAACTAGAAGCTTCACTTCTCTGTTTCCAGTTTTAATCCTTTTTAAAAACAAATTAAAATTAAAGAACAGAAAAATATCATTACATAACCTAAGCTTCACTGTCCTTATCTCTCCGAGATTTCCCAGATCGTCAAAGGATTTCCTCAAGGAATCCTGGAAGGAATTTTCGGATAAATTCTGCGACGTCTCAACCATTCCCTTTATACTAAAGAGCCCTGGGATAGAGCTATCCTTTCCGAACTGAAGGATATAAATCTGGTTTTTCTTAGACCCAGACCTGGAAAGCGACTTGGATATAACTTCTGTGAGGAACGAAAGATCTTTATTGGCAGTAACTAACGCCCATTCGCCCAGCTTATCCCTCTCAAATTTAGGCTTATCCTTGTTTCTAAAGAAACCCCATGGCATTCAGTAAGATATGGGCACACAATAATAAAAACTTTAAAACCTTGATCATTAACATGAAACCTAGCCGGGTAGTCTAGCGGCCAAGGATCCAGGGCTCTGGCCCCTGGGACCCCGGTTCGAATCCGGGCCCGGCTACCATATTTTATAGTGTATTAGAAAACCAGGATAAGCTAATCTGACTTCCTCCCCGCTTGGCGAGGGTTCCCCTCATCGATTCGGGTTTACATCTCTCATGTGGGGGGCAGTCGAGAGGCTCAGAGAACCCCTCCCATAGAGGTTCATAACCGCAATGACGTCACGGTCATTCTCATAACCACAGGGACAGTGGAAGTATCTATATCCCACTTCCTCCATCTCTTTCCCACACTTAGGACACGAAGTAGAGGAATAATGAGGGTCAACGTAGATGACTTTAAGCCCATGTTTCTTAGCCTGCCACTCAATCCAGTACTGTACTCTACGGTACTGCATGAGATAGAGTTTATCTCTGAACTGTGTCGGTAGCCTTTTTATCCTCTTTATGAGGTTGTTGAGGTCTTCGAGGAAGATAGCAGAGACGTTGAACAAGTTTGCTACGTCCACAACCCACTTCCCCACCTTTTTTGCGGTGTCCTCTAAGACGTTCCTAGCCTTCCTGTGGTATGACCTTATCCTGTTGAGGACCCTTTTGTTCTCTTTTGACCTTCTTTCATACTTCTTATGAGGGGACTCAGCTAATGACTTGTAGTGGTGGGCGTCCTCTAGTCTGGTCGGGATCCTAACGTATTGTTTATCATCTTTACCTACAACGAGTTCAGACATGTTAATGTCCACGGCTACACCGACCTTCGCTTCTGGTTCCTTCCAGTCCTTCAGGAATGAGACTTTTAGGTACGCCTTACCGTCCCTCAACAGCAACCTAGCTTCCTTTACTTCCCAGCCCTTATACTCTGGCAGGTTCCTAGGGTACCCCGAGATCGGTAGCTCACCTACCCCTGTTATCCTCACTGTCATCTTGTTGAAATTGACGGAGTAGGATAGGACTGGCGTTAACCAGACAGAGACGTTACGTACCCTAGGGTACCTACCACGTCTAGGGTTGTTCAACCAACCTTTGTACTTTGCGATTGCGTCCTTATAACAGTCTATAGCAACCTTGGACGGCAGTCCAAACTTTTCCCTTAGCACTTCATAAGTACCCTTATGTGTCTCCTTCAACAACTTCTTTGGCTTGTTCTCTCTTAAACATCCTAAAACGAAACGAAGACCTCTCTCATAACCTAGATACAAGGTTGAGCAGAGGGGCGGTGGGGGAAATCTTCATAGAGAGCGTGGCTCTGATTTCTTTCCCACTCTTTTTAGCCCTCCTGCCCATAAATATAGGCATGAAAAAGGGTTTATATACCCTCATCCCCCACCCTAAAGGGCGAGGCTTTCCGTATTTTGTAAAAACCCCACCATATTCTTTCACTGCCCAAAGTTAATTAACAAATTAGTTTCGGTAATGTCCCTGTACCTATACAATTGGAAAGACCAAACTTAAATTAAGGGGATCAAACCGTATTACTGATAGTATGAGGGTCGTTACGTTTAAGGCAGAGGAAGACTTACTCCTTAAACTAGACCTCTATGCAGCTAACAAAAGGATAGCTAGGAGTGAAATAATAAGAGATGCATTAAAGAAGTATCTAGAAGCCGCTGGCGGGATTTGAACCCGCGACCGCCGGCTAGCTTGGTATCCCTTACAAGGCCGGCGCTCTGGCCAGGCTGAGCTACAGCGGCATAATATTTCCTTAATTCGGATCCCATTAAAAGCTAACGCGCGTAACTCACCATTTATATCCCCAGAAAGCTATGAACCCACTCTTTTACAGCGCTTCGAGTTAATTCGTGCCGCCGCGGGGATTTGAACCCCGGACGACCGGATTTCCCCAATCCGTATGAGTCCGGCGCTCTGGCCAGGCTGAGCTACGGCGGCACTTAACTTTCGTTTACTGTAACCTAAAAATTTTCCTCATTAATATGACGTTAGACTGCCTTAATATCATTGGTTGTTTTTAATCATCTTATAACTAAGGAAAGAATGGCCGTCTTGAGGAAAAACTGAGAAATAAAAACATAAAACACTAAATATAATGACTTTTTTGGGAAAAACTCAAAATTAATATCCCATTTTAGATATGGCATCTTCGACTAGAGTTCTGATAATCTGGTTATCATTATCATCAGAAAGGAAACCACGAATGATTAGACCTTCCGCACTCCTTTTGTCTAAACCTCTGTTTTCAAGGTAAAAGATAAGATCCTCGCTAACCTTTGAGGCCGACGCAGAGTGTTTAGCTGTGACTATCTTGCCCGTTTTCACTTCGAGCATTGGAGCCACAACAGCTTTGGAGTCGTCACCAATTATTAAAGCCTTACCAAGTATGGTAGTTGAAGAATCTAGAGCACTCTCCTCTATAACCGCGTCTCCTCTTATCACGGTAAAGGAACTGCCTGAGGCTACCGCCTTAAGAACACCGTTACTAACGCTCTTCTTACCCCTATGATTTACGTTTGCCAGTATATTCACCTTATTATCTCCTATTCCGAGAGCTTTTGCGTTAAAGTTGGCCAACGCTTCTTCCTCTAAGTTCACATGATACTCGGTATGCCCAAGAGATTGACCTACAGAGAAAATGGACGAATTTATTTCCCCCTCAACCCTGGCCTTTGCGTAAACAAAACCGAAGGAATTACGACTCGAGTTCACAATGGAAAATGACAATGATGAACCTTTAGGTACGTCAAGGGAAATGGCCGAGCTGGGCATAGCTACTTCAGAGGCGTCAGAATAATATATTACCTCCATACTTTCTCCCTCTGGGACTGTAACGTCAATAGAGACGGGACAGAAGTTGTTTCCCTTACAACTATTAAAGACCAGATACTTACCTCCTTTATTGAGCGAAATCTTCCTGGCCAGAGAAAGAGTAAGAGCGACCAGCTTATGATCTTCAGGCTTAACTAGTCCACATTTTACTGAGTCCGACGGTTGAAAATCCAGAGGAATGTTATTATCAAATACGAAAGTAGTATAACCCTCCAATGGAACCTTAACGTTACCGAGAGGATTTTGATTGACGTTAAGGTTTAACCCCTCAAAGATAGACCATTCCGTATAATGCTTTATGGTAGGAGAATCACTGACTACCTGATAGGGTAAGGCTAGATATTTTTGAAAAATATCTTCTCTCTCAGATTTAAACCCTAGACTAGACATATACTTTAGGGCATTATCGTGATCCACGATCGGCATTCAAGCCACTGCTCCAAGCTTGTCAAGCTCCAGTTTAATAACCTTGTTGAGCATGGTAGCGTACTCAAATGGAAGTTCTTTCATGATCTCGTCTATGAAGCCTAGGACAAGCATTGAGGTAGCCTCCTTCTCACCAATACCTCTGTTCATCAGATAGAACAGCTGATCTTCGCTCATCCTAAAGGTATGTGCCTCGTGGGCTACATCCGCATCGTCTTCGAGTACCTGATTATGTGGGAAAGTGTAGGCCTTAGTTTTCTCATCGAGCATAAGGGAGTCGCACTTTACGAAAGCCTTTGATCCCTTAGCGCCCTTA belongs to Metallosphaera tengchongensis and includes:
- a CDS encoding phosphoglycerate kinase, with the protein product MIKVNELNIPTLDDLNFTNSKVMVRVDINSPVDVKNGKLLDDSRIRAHVDTIRELVNKGNSVVLISHQGRPGDNDFTDLSEHSRLLQKYLDLEVEFVDDVMGPYARERIKNMKSGSVILLDNIRFVSEELIEASPLQHSRSFLVKRLSPLFQGYVNDAFATSHRSQASLVGFPLVLRSSAGRVMEREVSALAKVFNEEDSPKIFIMGGGKVLDSLRIIENLVKRRLADRILTGGLIAELFAVAKGLDLGKENLQVLEKVGVLGLVTRARKLLLSGAPVEIPVDFKVEREGKVYEEPANKVNGVIKDIGSATVGIYSSFIRDAKTIVMRGPMGIIEDERFRESSKILLRNSMESPGYLIIGGGHMISLLGGDVNVSSSKMHVSTGGGALLLFLAGEKLPALEALDISAREVLKK
- a CDS encoding Zn-ribbon domain-containing OB-fold protein, yielding MRILPPKIWRNKDTHYALSASVCEKCGNVIFPARASCNKCGSFKVKLVKLSGKGTLLSFTKSHQIRTGYEKESPVYFGLIRLDEGIEILAPLVDVDDDPKDGSRVEATIRRLRVDSSNGLIEYGTKFRLIENE
- the hmgA gene encoding hydroxymethylglutaryl-CoA reductase (NADPH), with amino-acid sequence MSNRIEDVVDKIVKGEVELHKIDEILDANAAMVARRLAIERLTGNGLPSIGSTIIDYYDIKNKNAENVIGATQIPLGVAGPILIDGDYAKGNFFVPLATTEGALIASVNRGMKVLRKAGPVRTKIVRDGMTRAPVFVLDSVVGAMKFIEWVNQNFEAIRNVTESTSKHGKLKKIEPLLLGNNVWLRFEFETGDAMGMNMVTIATEAACSYIEQNFEGARCVAVSGNACSDKKQSMVNELWGRGKTVVAETIISSEILKKELRTTAEKILDVNLRKNWLGGARAGTIFQYNAHFANIIAAIFIATGQDVAQVVESSTGFTWVENRGDNLYISVTLPSLEVGTVGGGTRLPTQREALSIMGVQGSGNPPGSNAKKFAEIIAAAVLAGELNLLSALSTRELGKAHKMLGRGIKT
- a CDS encoding SufB/SufD family protein; the encoded protein is MPIVDHDNALKYMSSLGFKSEREDIFQKYLALPYQVVSDSPTIKHYTEWSIFEGLNLNVNQNPLGNVKVPLEGYTTFVFDNNIPLDFQPSDSVKCGLVKPEDHKLVALTLSLARKISLNKGGKYLVFNSCKGNNFCPVSIDVTVPEGESMEVIYYSDASEVAMPSSAISLDVPKGSSLSFSIVNSSRNSFGFVYAKARVEGEINSSIFSVGQSLGHTEYHVNLEEEALANFNAKALGIGDNKVNILANVNHRGKKSVSNGVLKAVASGSSFTVIRGDAVIEESALDSSTTILGKALIIGDDSKAVVAPMLEVKTGKIVTAKHSASASKVSEDLIFYLENRGLDKRSAEGLIIRGFLSDDNDNQIIRTLVEDAISKMGY
- a CDS encoding phosphorylating glyceraldehyde-3-phosphate dehydrogenase, producing MIKVAVNGYGTIGKRVASAVTLQPDMSLIGVSKTSPNFEAYQAQKAGLNIYVTNDSLKEFEEAGIKIKGTLDEMFKEADVIVDATPNGVGAQYKQVYSSMGKKALFQGGEKSNVAEVSFSALCNYDEALGKQFVRVVSCNTTGLLRTLCTINKVSRLQKVRATIVRRAADPKETKKGPINSLVPDPASIPSHHAKDVNTVIKDLDIVTMAVVAPTTLMHVHLLDITLSSQVSREDILNALMNTPRILLVSGKSKVGSTAEIIEVARDMGRNRNDLYELVVFEDSVSVKGNEAFLMYAVHQESIVVPENIDAIRAVSGFKEGLKSMEVTNTAMGIRKGYLV
- a CDS encoding ribbon-helix-helix protein, CopG family — protein: MRVVTFKAEEDLLLKLDLYAANKRIARSEIIRDALKKYLEAAGGI
- a CDS encoding thiolase family protein, whose product is MTDAYVSGASMIKVDKYYESNAIDLAIAAVSQLEDQLTTKKPDMLFLANAYSESTEEQVLLANKLARTLGYEIPAFRVESGDSSGGSAIYSAYLAVKSGIAKSVLVVGTEKLSDFPTSHLNDIISQNLDEEFSYRSGVVPQAYAAIQMKMYMKEYGVPREYFAEWPYHMHKYASENPFAYLKFPVEKEAILSSQIVSEPLRLFDTAARSDGASAVLITNHEIGKKISETPVKIEGVEMFTSHFDYRQLKAVQGALKPWREFRPDFYEIHDSYSVTAAMILEELGLERGKSLYMLDQIQVNYSGGLKARGYPGGATGVYQVAEGFMQLAGIFKGKRVRDANRGLVISADELGSVAITIGLSR
- the glyA gene encoding serine hydroxymethyltransferase translates to MDVQKDLEKVIELTREQNKWRRVEAINLIASENVMSPLAESLYMSDFMSRYAEGKPYKRFYQGTKYVDEIEVLAMNLMNEITGSKFSDLRPTSGTLANAAVFRILAEPGDKALIAPVQAGAHVSHTKFGTLGALGIEHIEMPYDKENMNVDVDKAVKMIEEVKPKFVVLGGSLYLFPHPTKELAPHVHSVGAKLVYDAAHVYGLMVGKVWSNPLDEGADFLNVSTHKTFPGPQGGAIFSNDENEFKKVSRTIFPWFVSNHHLHRLPSTAITALEMKVHGQEYAAQIVRNSKALAESLASLGFNVIGEHLGYTKSHQVAVDVRKLGGGTFVAKTLESANIIVNKNLLPYDPPEAVNDPSGIRIGVQEMTRYGMKEGEMEEIATLMKQILMEKKDIQEIKRKVIELRSRFLEVKFALNYDLSKYNSKVIPMIM
- a CDS encoding universal stress protein, with product MGSPTYTVSMWFRKILVPIDGSENSMRALELAIDFSLRYGSRVTIFYACDRCNDKETLQKLVKEKIEDRIDYEFRSAEISRDSSISNEILKVLSEGVFDAVIMGARGNTTNSDINTGSNALSVVVNAPVTVIVVR